The sequence below is a genomic window from Acanthochromis polyacanthus isolate Apoly-LR-REF ecotype Palm Island chromosome 14, KAUST_Apoly_ChrSc, whole genome shotgun sequence.
cgtttcggcattttctttcggttcgagtgctctctagcagtgtgcctacctgcctgtcagcctgcgaggaagcgaatctccagcgccgtggcgcgcgccggcgcttcagagacgcggcgctggcgctccgcagcgcgtgcagtggaagctgtcttatagaagagaatgggttctaagtgttgcagtacgattcaagagcgcggcgcggcggtttcgcgttatgtggaatttaggggatcaaaaacccggacatttgaaggactttataaacgccggccggacagcctctcaaaagaggacatgtccgggcaaaagaggacgtatggtcaccctatctCAGGGCTCCGTCAAATTCACGTCTCCGCTCGTCTCAGGGCTCCGTCTAAACACCGTATCTAACCGGTGAAACACTTCTGGGGTTTAAATGTGCGAACATCGTTGTAATCACAgagtgacagagaaaaaaaaaacagtgtttagACGGAGCCAGAGCTGCAGTCACTGCTGGTTCTTTCAGATACCCAGAGACACACCTGCCTTGTAGCTGATGACTGATTAGTTGTCTTTAACCAGTTTAGTCATTAAATTTACCAACAGGATAACTAAAACGTTTAATCAGCTCCTCTGTTTTCCTTCACATTAATAAACTTTTTATTCCACTGATTAAACTTTGACTGCTGAGAAGCGCTTTTTGACGAAGTTTATTCTGTTTGCTTATTGATTGGGTGATGTCATCGTTATTGATCATTATCAGTTTACTGTAATTAATCAGATCATGAATAAATCGGAGACATGAAGCAGTTGCAGGCTGAACATCTGGACGGTTTGaaatgttaaactgaataaGTGGAAGAAGAGGAGTAAGGTGATGCCAGGTCTGGACTAAGTCTAGATCTGGTCCGGACCAGGTCTGGTCACAGTTCTCAGTTCAGACTGGTCCAAACAAACCCAGAGCCTGATTCACCATCTGATCAACTGTTTAACGGTTCTGTTCTTCATTTCAGAGCTACTTGTTAGGAGACTTCATCAAGCAGCTGTGCTCAGTGCTGTAAAGTAGAAACCAGGTCTAACCAGCAGTGAACCAGATGTAACACATACCAGGATGTGGAGCTCAGGATGATGGTCCTGGATGAAGCTACGCTGTTTCTGGACTCTCTCACTCACTTCCAGACTAAGTTCTGTTCATGTTGAGGAAAACTCTGCTTTGACTTGAGAGACTGAGACTCTACTAGTTGGATAGGTTAACAGTGATGACTGCTGATCTGGAGAAAGCAGGACTCCACTGAAGAATTGTCCTGACATTAACATTCTCATTAATAATTCTGTAGACTGTGTCCAAAAGCAGTTTCATTATTAACTGAGCTGattgattttcatttaaaactgaTTGATTTTCAGCAAAAACTGATCAAACAGCTGTGGAGTCAGTGAATGATCACACAGATGGATTTTATTCATCATTACCTTAAACAGGTTTCATTCTTTAtcagaacagacagaaaaacatctggatgtaaaaaccAAAACTTCTCTTCAAAGTTAAACCATTTAGCTGGAAACTGAagctcagctgcagcatctcagTTTGGACTGAAGGTGAAAATATTCAGCGTTTAGAAGACTGTGGTTCTAGAGGATGATCTCGAGCTGGACGATCTAGAGCAGGACGATCTAGAGCTGGATGACCTAGAGCTGGATGatttagagcagaaaaatctaGAGGAGGACGATCTAGAGCTGGATGACCTAGAGCTGGATGATTTAGAGCAGGACAATCTAGAGGAGGACGATCTAGAGCTGGATGACCTAGAGCTGGATGATTTAGAGCAGGACAATCTACAGGAGGACGATCTAGAGCTGGATGACCTAGAGCTGAATGatttagagcagaaaaatctaGAGGAGGACGATCTAGAGCTGGATGACCTAGAGCTGGATGATTTAGAGCAGGACAATCTAGAGGAGGACGATCTAGAGCTGGATGACCTAGAGCTGGATGATCTAGAGCTAGACAATCTGGAGCTGGAAGATCTAGAGCAGGATGATCTGCAGCTGGATGATCTAGAGATGGATGATCTAGAGCAGGACAATCCAGAGCAGGATGATCTAGAGCTGGATGACCTAGAGCATTACGATCTAAAGCGGGATGATCTAGATCCGGACAGTCTAGAGCTGGAAGATCTAGAGCAAGAAGATCTAGAGCAAGATGATCTAAAGCAGGATGATCTAGAGCTAGACAAACTAGAGCAGGATGATCTAGAGCAGGATGATCTAGAGCAGGACGATCTACAGCTGGATGACCTAGAGCTGGATGATTTAGAGCAGGATGATCTAGAGCTAGACAATCTAGAGCTAGAAGATCTAGAGCTGGATGATCTACAGCATTACCGTCTACAGCAAGATGATCTAGATCTGGACAGTCTAGAGCTGGAAGATCTAGAGCAAGATGATCTAGAGCAGGATTATCTAGAGCTAGATGATCTAGAGCTGGATGATCTAGAGCAGGATGATCTAGAGCTAGACGATCTGGAGCTAGATGATCAAGAGCTGGATGATCTAGAGCTGGATGATCTGGAGTTGGATCATCTGGAGCTGGACAATGTATAGCTGGATGATCTGGAGCTGGATGATCTAgaacaggatgatgtagagctGGATGATCTAGAGCAGGATGATCTAGGTCAGGACGATCTAGAGCAGGATGATCTAGAGCTGGATGATCTAGAGCAGGACGATCTAGAGCTGGATGATCTAGAGCAGGATGATCTACAGCATTACCGTCTACAGCAAGATGATCTAGATCTGGACAGTCTAGAGCTGGAAGATCTAGAGCAAGATGATCTAGAGCAGGATGATGTAGAGCTGGATGATCTAGAGCTGGATGATCTAGAGCAGGATGATGTAGAGCTGGACGATCTAGAGCTGGATGATCTAGAGCAGGATGATCTAGAGCAGGATGATCTAGAGCTGGATGATCTAGAGCTGGATGATCTAGAGCAGGATGATTTAGAGCTGGACGATCTAGAGCTGGATGATCTAGAGCAGGATGAGGTAGAGCAGCCacagcagaacacacagagTCCCGAACCAGGCGTCCACACTGATGATGTCAAACACCCCGTCCACCAACCACGGTTCGCCACCGCTGTGACGAGCGTCTGGAGCCTTGACCAGGAGGAGGTCCGGGTCCAGGCAGGGCGACGCCCCTCCATCTTTACACCTGATGACCATGATGACAGTCAGACCGATCAGCCGACTGAAACCTCCTCCTGTTTCTGAACTAAAACATCCACGTCGTGTTGGTTCGTGTCCACAGAGAGGTTTTACGTGAAGGATGTATGACCATAACAGGTGATTGATAAAAGCTCATACTGTGGCTCCGCCCTCCTAACACTGGCTGCACCTGATTGGATGATCGCTTCACCTGAGCTC
It includes:
- the LOC127537241 gene encoding otolith matrix protein OMM-64-like, translated to MKQLQAEHLDEDDLELDDLEQDDLELDDLELDDLEQKNLEEDDLELDDLELDDLEQDNLEEDDLELDDLELDDLEQDNLQEDDLELDDLELNDLEQKNLEEDDLELDDLELDDLEQDNLEEDDLELDDLELDDLELDNLELEDLEQDDLQLDDLEMDDLEQDNPEQDDLELDDLEHYDLKRDDLDPDSLELEDLEQEDLEQDDLKQDDLELDKLEQDDLEQDDLEQDDLQLDDLELDDLEQDDLELDNLELEDLELDDLQHYRLQQDDLDLDSLELEDLEQDDLEQDYLELDDLELDDLEQDDLELDDLELDDQELDDLELDDLELDHLELDNDDVELDDLEQDDLGQDDLEQDDLELDDLEQDDLELDDLEQDDLQHYRLQQDDLDLDSLELEDLEQDDLEQDDVELDDLELDDLEQDDVELDDLELDDLEQDDLEQDDLELDDLELDDLEQDDLELDDLELDDLEQDEVEQPQQNTQSPEPGVHTDDVKHPVHQPRFATAVTSVWSLDQEEVRVQAGRRPSIFTPDDHDDSQTDQPTETSSCF